One genomic window of Paeniglutamicibacter sp. Y32M11 includes the following:
- a CDS encoding polysaccharide deacetylase family protein, which produces MTSTAPRSTLTGRRSVLAALLGASVTLLGACAADPASPSTPAPTPTPTPTAVSSAPPSATAPAAATKALPSRQAVVTAYAGKPAGDFGLEVPGIKLGLPPGARGAALTFDACGGKHGAGYDAKLIAALRKHQAPATLFINSRWAQTNASVLRELIADPLFEIANHGTSHAPLTSRGQAAYGIPGTKTVGDAYDEVMGNQHYLADEFGVEAKFFRSGTAHMDELGAAICRDAGLVPMNFTINLDAGATFPLATVAAQTMELGAGDVGIAHFNQPSSATSAGVARALPGLIEKLESKNLRLLTLSAAFA; this is translated from the coding sequence ATGACCAGTACCGCACCACGATCCACCCTCACCGGACGCCGCTCCGTGCTCGCTGCCCTGCTGGGAGCCAGCGTCACCCTTCTTGGCGCCTGCGCCGCTGACCCGGCATCACCCTCGACCCCGGCGCCCACCCCGACACCAACCCCGACGGCGGTCAGTTCGGCGCCACCGTCGGCCACGGCACCGGCGGCTGCTACAAAAGCCCTTCCCAGCCGCCAGGCCGTGGTGACCGCTTATGCCGGGAAACCCGCCGGTGACTTTGGTCTGGAAGTTCCTGGCATCAAACTGGGACTACCGCCCGGTGCGCGCGGTGCAGCCCTGACCTTTGATGCCTGTGGGGGAAAACACGGTGCGGGTTATGACGCGAAATTGATTGCCGCGCTGCGCAAGCACCAGGCTCCAGCCACCTTGTTCATCAATAGTCGCTGGGCACAAACCAATGCCTCGGTGCTACGCGAATTGATTGCCGACCCGCTTTTTGAGATCGCCAATCACGGCACCTCGCACGCACCGCTCACCAGCCGGGGGCAAGCAGCCTATGGCATCCCGGGCACCAAGACGGTGGGGGATGCCTACGATGAGGTCATGGGAAACCAACACTATTTGGCCGACGAATTTGGTGTTGAGGCGAAGTTCTTCCGTTCCGGCACCGCACACATGGATGAACTTGGTGCCGCGATATGCCGCGACGCGGGGCTTGTTCCGATGAACTTCACCATCAATCTGGACGCCGGAGCGACGTTCCCGCTCGCTACCGTGGCGGCCCAAACCATGGAGCTGGGCGCCGGCGACGTGGGAATTGCGCACTTTAATCAACCGTCCTCGGCTACCTCGGCCGGGGTCGCCCGGGCACTTCCGGGCCTGATCGAAAAGCTTGAGTCCAAAAATCTACGCCTGCTGACACTTTCGGCGGCCTTCGCCTGA
- the rpsA gene encoding 30S ribosomal protein S1 codes for MTITSNEKTSAPVVAINDIGSAEDFLAAVDATIKYFNDGDLVEGTVVKVDRDEVLLDIGYKTEGVIPSRELSIKHDVDPGDVVAVGDLVEALVLTKEDKEGRLILSKKRAQYERAWGDIEKIKEEDGVVTGTVIEVVKGGLILDIGLRGFLPASLVEMRRVRDLAPYIGQEIEAKIIELDKNRNNVVLSRRAWLEQTQSEVRSTFLNKLEKGQVRPGVVSSIVNFGAFVDLGGVDGLVHVSELSWKHIDHPSEVVEVGQEVTVEVLEVDLDRERVSLSLKATQEDPWQTFARTHALGQVVPGKVTKLVPFGAFVRVEDGIEGLVHISELAVRHVELAEQVVSVGDELFVKVIDIDLERRRISLSLKQANEGVDPEGTEFDPALYGMAAEYDEEGNYKYPEGFDPESNEWLEGFETQRAAWEQQYADAQTRWEAHKKQVAQHVADDAAADSAPAESATSSYSSDAPATEAGTLASDEALAALREKLAGA; via the coding sequence ATGACCATCACCTCCAACGAGAAGACCAGCGCACCGGTCGTTGCAATCAACGACATCGGATCTGCTGAAGACTTCCTCGCTGCCGTCGACGCCACCATCAAGTACTTCAACGATGGCGACCTCGTCGAAGGCACCGTCGTCAAGGTTGACCGCGACGAAGTCCTGCTCGACATCGGTTACAAGACCGAAGGTGTCATTCCTTCCCGCGAACTTTCGATCAAGCACGACGTAGATCCGGGCGACGTTGTCGCCGTCGGTGACCTCGTCGAGGCCCTCGTCCTCACCAAAGAGGACAAGGAAGGTCGTTTGATCCTGTCCAAGAAGCGTGCTCAGTACGAGCGTGCTTGGGGCGACATCGAAAAGATCAAGGAAGAAGACGGAGTCGTTACCGGCACCGTCATCGAGGTGGTCAAGGGCGGCCTTATCCTCGACATCGGCCTGCGCGGCTTCTTGCCGGCATCGCTCGTCGAAATGCGCCGTGTGCGCGATCTGGCTCCGTACATCGGCCAGGAAATCGAAGCCAAGATCATCGAGCTGGACAAGAACCGCAACAACGTTGTTCTTTCCCGCCGTGCATGGCTCGAGCAGACTCAGTCCGAGGTTCGTTCCACGTTCCTCAACAAGCTGGAAAAGGGCCAGGTTCGTCCCGGCGTTGTTTCCTCCATCGTCAACTTCGGTGCATTCGTGGACCTTGGCGGCGTAGACGGTCTCGTCCACGTTTCCGAGCTGTCCTGGAAGCACATCGACCACCCGTCCGAGGTTGTCGAAGTTGGCCAGGAAGTCACCGTCGAGGTTCTCGAGGTCGACCTGGACCGCGAGCGTGTTTCGCTCTCGCTCAAGGCCACCCAGGAAGATCCTTGGCAGACCTTCGCCCGCACCCACGCCCTCGGGCAGGTTGTTCCGGGTAAGGTCACCAAGCTGGTTCCGTTCGGTGCATTCGTTCGCGTCGAAGACGGAATCGAAGGCCTCGTACACATCTCCGAGCTGGCCGTGCGCCACGTGGAGCTGGCCGAGCAGGTTGTCTCCGTTGGCGACGAACTGTTTGTCAAGGTCATCGACATCGACCTCGAGCGTCGTCGTATCTCGCTGTCCCTCAAGCAGGCTAACGAGGGCGTAGATCCCGAAGGCACCGAATTCGATCCGGCACTCTACGGCATGGCCGCAGAGTACGACGAAGAGGGCAACTACAAGTACCCGGAGGGCTTCGATCCGGAGTCCAACGAGTGGCTTGAAGGCTTCGAGACCCAGCGCGCAGCTTGGGAGCAGCAGTACGCTGACGCCCAGACTCGCTGGGAAGCTCACAAGAAGCAGGTTGCTCAGCACGTTGCTGACGACGCAGCAGCAGATTCGGCTCCGGCCGAGTCCGCTACCTCGTCCTACTCCTCGGATGCTCCGGCAACCGAGGCCGGCACCCTGGCATCCGACGAAGCACTCGCAGCACTGCGCGAGAAGCTTGCCGGCGCCTAA
- a CDS encoding IS110 family transposase encodes MFERTYIGLDVHARSIVGCALNIDTGELTRSCFEDDLLAVSEWVQGFGPEVRVVYEAGPTGFGLARHFQAAGIDCVIAAPSKLLRAPGDRVKTDRRDAKILASMLALGEVTKVTIPDTEQEALRDLSRTRHVASIDLSHAKQRVNAILLRHGVLFHGGKSRWTREHLKWLHQQHFDDPALEFAFQESLAQEESMSVRLKRIDKEVARVAANCRYTEVINALACLRGFSIVGAFGLATEIGDWTRFTGATIGSYLGLVPSEHSSGETRTQGSITKAGNTYARHLLVEAATVHKRPYRRPGVQELRQLELVSPATAARARQGNQRLHARAVAFDDRHKMPVKARTAVARELAGWCWSLAAPLQEGRPMIGR; translated from the coding sequence CGGGCTCGATGTCCATGCCCGCAGCATCGTAGGATGCGCACTGAATATCGACACCGGCGAATTGACCCGTTCATGTTTCGAGGACGACCTTCTGGCCGTCTCGGAGTGGGTACAGGGCTTCGGCCCCGAGGTCCGGGTCGTCTACGAGGCCGGGCCCACAGGCTTCGGATTGGCCCGACACTTCCAGGCCGCCGGCATCGACTGCGTGATCGCCGCCCCTTCGAAACTGTTGCGAGCTCCTGGCGACCGCGTTAAGACGGATCGCCGAGATGCCAAAATCCTAGCAAGTATGCTCGCCCTGGGTGAAGTCACCAAGGTCACCATCCCAGACACTGAACAGGAAGCACTGCGGGACCTTTCGCGGACACGACACGTCGCCTCGATCGATCTCTCTCATGCCAAGCAGCGGGTCAACGCGATCCTGCTGCGACACGGCGTCCTCTTCCACGGCGGCAAGTCCCGATGGACCCGCGAACACCTGAAATGGCTGCATCAGCAGCACTTCGATGACCCGGCACTGGAGTTCGCTTTCCAGGAATCCTTGGCGCAAGAGGAATCCATGTCCGTGCGGCTGAAGCGCATTGATAAGGAAGTCGCCCGGGTGGCGGCTAACTGCCGGTATACCGAGGTCATCAATGCCTTGGCCTGCCTACGGGGATTCAGTATCGTCGGTGCCTTCGGGCTGGCCACCGAGATCGGGGACTGGACCCGCTTCACTGGCGCCACTATCGGTTCCTATCTGGGGCTGGTCCCCTCGGAGCATTCCTCGGGCGAGACTCGAACCCAAGGTTCGATCACCAAGGCCGGAAACACCTACGCCCGCCACCTGCTGGTTGAGGCAGCCACAGTGCACAAACGCCCGTACCGCAGGCCCGGGGTCCAGGAGCTACGCCAGCTCGAGCTGGTGTCCCCGGCCACCGCAGCCCGCGCTCGGCAGGGCAACCAACGCCTCCACGCCCGTGCCGTGGCCTTCGATGACCGGCACAAGATGCCCGTGAAGGCGCGGACCGCCGTTGCCCGCGAACTTGCAGGTTGGTGCTGGTCCTTGGCCGCGCCGCTGCAGGAAGGCCGTCCCATGATAGGACGGTGA
- a CDS encoding isochorismatase family protein, translating to MDEQLAGTKTALVIIDMQNGVLEYCVHPKKVIARVQDLVSRARDTGTPIYWVQDEREFERHSTAWRLVSPLQPRDSEHRIHKSYRDAFTGTGLHASLIAEDIGSLVICGAQSDYCVRTAAGRAASMGYDVTVVRDAHTTGAATFEGQSLTGDQIIAHTNAYFATLDYPNQDFSLRRADEVIFRAVAVID from the coding sequence ATGGACGAGCAACTCGCAGGCACAAAAACGGCACTAGTCATCATCGACATGCAGAACGGCGTATTGGAATACTGTGTACATCCCAAGAAGGTCATCGCCCGCGTACAGGACCTTGTGTCCCGCGCTCGCGACACCGGAACACCCATCTACTGGGTGCAGGACGAACGCGAATTCGAACGCCACTCCACCGCGTGGCGATTGGTATCCCCACTTCAGCCACGAGATTCCGAACACCGAATCCACAAGTCCTACCGCGATGCCTTCACCGGCACGGGACTACACGCCTCGTTGATCGCCGAGGACATCGGGAGCCTAGTGATCTGCGGTGCCCAGTCGGATTATTGTGTGCGTACCGCCGCCGGCCGAGCCGCTTCGATGGGCTACGACGTCACGGTGGTCCGCGATGCCCACACCACCGGTGCCGCCACCTTCGAGGGGCAGTCGTTAACCGGGGATCAGATCATCGCTCATACCAACGCGTACTTTGCCACGCTCGACTATCCCAATCAGGACTTCTCGCTGCGGCGCGCCGATGAGGTCATCTTCCGCGCCGTGGCAGTCATCGACTGA